Proteins encoded by one window of Bacillus solimangrovi:
- a CDS encoding DUF2785 domain-containing protein → MNSILNHVVMKESNLKNLLDDIINRKANLSEENRSLIVQSMIEHIGSIDEETRELIYATFYRIIIEEKQLEPELLKELLEKYLNDLLFKGIGENGTETVFTRAFTSLLISLILHRDNEEKFLLASSVYKLKEKLIQYINMEKDLRGYVPERGWAHSIAHVADAIDELVKNHNMTQDSFREILYPLWNKIFASNSVYIHNEDERILTPIITMLDKGLEVQEIVTLVQKIPEVLERQKEQLDNQNYYFLLFNSKTFLKSFYMKVSNISELETLKKNIEQCLKEI, encoded by the coding sequence ATGAATTCAATATTAAATCATGTAGTTATGAAAGAAAGTAATTTGAAGAATTTGTTAGATGATATTATAAATAGAAAGGCAAACTTGAGTGAAGAGAATAGATCATTAATCGTACAATCTATGATTGAACATATCGGATCAATAGATGAAGAAACTAGAGAATTGATTTATGCAACATTTTACAGAATCATAATTGAAGAAAAACAGCTCGAACCCGAACTATTAAAAGAACTATTAGAAAAATACTTAAATGACTTATTGTTTAAAGGGATTGGAGAAAACGGAACAGAAACTGTTTTTACAAGGGCATTTACTTCACTACTAATATCACTCATTTTACATAGAGATAACGAAGAAAAATTTCTTTTAGCTAGCTCTGTTTATAAGTTAAAAGAAAAACTAATTCAATACATAAACATGGAAAAAGACTTAAGGGGATATGTACCTGAAAGAGGATGGGCACATAGTATTGCTCATGTAGCAGATGCAATTGATGAACTAGTTAAAAATCATAATATGACACAAGACTCTTTTAGGGAAATTTTGTATCCATTATGGAATAAAATTTTTGCATCTAATAGTGTGTATATTCACAATGAAGACGAAAGGATATTAACACCTATTATCACGATGTTAGATAAAGGGCTAGAAGTACAAGAAATAGTAACGCTTGTGCAAAAAATACCTGAAGTGTTAGAAAGACAAAAGGAGCAACTCGATAATCAAAATTACTATTTCTTATTATTTAACAGCAAGACATTTTTAAAAAGTTTCTATATGAAAGTTAGCAATATTTCAGAATTAGAAACATTAAAAAAGAACATTGAACAATGCTTAAAAGAAATTTGA
- a CDS encoding MFS transporter translates to MSLPKLNENVSIQHKTQQQSLWTNKNFVILFITGSIIAFGSKVYELALPLILYHLTESSVTMSTMRAIEFLPNLLLAMFIGVIVDRVNKKRWSLWAILLQVVVLFLLFMFIQTGFENLIVFYIAGFMLMTCSYAYFNARASIVKQVLPTELLTPANAAFAFITTFIGIMGPAITGLILFFSDLHIGLLITAIAFTVAFFLLMLLDSNEVEKERNTNFGEELKEGWKELRNNRPLWLITILVIFINSTTGMVDTMIIFFAKDELQLNSSQLGIILSCAGLGGLVGSSVVTWIRSKIAVGVILGVTTLLSGLTYFILFIANNVWIFGFSLFLYGLFGTISSICIWSYRQETTPHQLIGRISGITGSMFKIGMPIAIIASGWIAEWYNPSAVFLLACIFNLLIFLWVRKSPLWKVV, encoded by the coding sequence ATGAGTCTACCTAAACTAAACGAAAACGTATCTATACAACATAAGACCCAACAACAATCACTATGGACGAATAAAAATTTCGTTATTCTTTTCATCACTGGATCAATTATTGCTTTTGGAAGTAAAGTGTATGAATTAGCGCTGCCATTGATTTTATATCATTTAACAGAATCTTCTGTAACGATGTCCACAATGAGGGCTATCGAATTTCTACCTAATTTATTATTAGCGATGTTTATCGGTGTTATCGTCGATCGTGTTAATAAAAAGAGGTGGTCTTTATGGGCTATCTTATTACAAGTTGTTGTGCTTTTTCTGTTATTCATGTTCATTCAAACTGGTTTTGAAAACTTAATCGTTTTCTACATTGCTGGATTCATGTTGATGACTTGTAGTTATGCTTATTTTAATGCAAGGGCAAGTATCGTTAAGCAAGTATTACCGACAGAGCTGTTAACACCTGCTAACGCAGCATTCGCATTTATTACAACATTCATTGGGATAATGGGACCAGCGATAACGGGACTTATTTTATTTTTTTCTGATTTGCATATCGGTTTACTCATTACAGCAATTGCGTTTACAGTTGCATTCTTTTTACTTATGTTATTGGATTCGAACGAAGTTGAAAAAGAGAGGAACACCAATTTTGGTGAGGAATTAAAAGAAGGATGGAAAGAGCTTCGAAATAACAGGCCACTCTGGTTGATTACCATTCTTGTTATTTTTATTAACTCTACAACAGGAATGGTAGATACAATGATTATCTTTTTTGCGAAGGATGAATTACAGCTAAATAGTTCACAATTGGGAATTATCTTATCATGTGCTGGTCTTGGAGGGCTGGTAGGAAGTAGTGTTGTTACATGGATTCGCAGTAAGATAGCGGTCGGTGTGATTCTCGGAGTGACGACATTGTTATCAGGTTTGACATACTTCATTTTGTTTATCGCAAATAACGTTTGGATATTTGGATTCAGTTTATTTTTATACGGACTATTTGGAACGATCTCATCCATTTGCATTTGGTCATATCGTCAAGAAACAACGCCACATCAGTTAATCGGCAGAATTAGCGGGATTACAGGATCGATGTTTAAGATTGGTATGCCGATTGCAATCATTGCATCAGGTTGGATTGCCGAGTGGTATAATCCTTCAGCAGTATTTTTACTCGCTTGTATTTTTAATCTATTAATCTTTCTATGGGTTCGTAAATCACCTTTATGGAAAGTGGTATAA
- a CDS encoding right-handed parallel beta-helix repeat-containing protein, producing MAIHVVPTEFATVQAAIDAAVAGDSIQILAGTFDGFNVNKERLKIFGCGIGKTIIAGAPAMGSDDGIVVSANQTILKGFTVQGFEDVGVQIDSNNNVVKQIEVKFNRIDGIDLFGINNLLIHCLSQFNSSDGISVSSGSQHNCIIKCKSIQNDSIGIIIRAQFNKLINNTIKENKDDGVSLSTNGTSTLSTLINTQLLNNNGDGIRVLSNNNNIIGNMVCNNGECGIIVNVNRENNILDSNVVRNNGIDGILIRDDTMNNTIRFNKVKNNVEFDIEAEGNAINNNTFNGNKCENSSPDGLCT from the coding sequence ATGGCAATACATGTTGTTCCGACTGAGTTTGCTACGGTTCAAGCAGCAATCGATGCTGCTGTTGCTGGTGATAGTATTCAAATTTTAGCTGGTACATTTGATGGGTTTAATGTGAATAAGGAACGATTGAAGATATTTGGTTGTGGGATTGGCAAGACGATTATAGCTGGAGCACCTGCGATGGGAAGCGATGATGGTATTGTTGTAAGTGCGAATCAAACAATATTAAAGGGATTTACAGTTCAAGGATTTGAAGATGTTGGTGTCCAAATAGATTCCAATAACAATGTCGTGAAACAAATTGAGGTGAAATTTAACAGAATTGACGGTATCGATTTATTTGGTATTAATAACTTATTAATACACTGCTTAAGTCAATTTAATAGTTCTGATGGTATCTCTGTTAGTTCTGGCTCTCAACACAATTGTATTATTAAGTGTAAATCTATTCAAAATGATAGTATTGGTATTATAATTCGAGCTCAATTTAACAAACTTATAAACAATACAATAAAGGAAAATAAAGATGATGGTGTGTCACTGTCTACAAATGGAACTAGCACTTTAAGCACTTTAATTAATACCCAATTATTAAACAATAATGGGGACGGTATACGAGTTTTGAGTAACAATAACAACATCATTGGAAATATGGTATGTAATAATGGAGAATGCGGTATTATTGTAAATGTTAATAGGGAAAACAACATCCTCGACTCAAACGTCGTCAGAAATAACGGAATTGACGGTATTTTAATTCGAGACGATACAATGAATAACACTATTCGATTTAATAAAGTGAAAAATAATGTTGAGTTTGATATAGAGGCAGAAGGAAATGCTATTAATAATAACACATTCAACGGAAACAAATGTGAAAACAGTTCTCCTGATGGATTGTGTACATGA
- a CDS encoding right-handed parallel beta-helix repeat-containing protein, translating into MTIHVVPTEFATIQAAIDAAVAGDSIQILAGTFDGFNVTKERLKIVGCGIGKTVIAGNPSPVSDNGIDLNANQTILQGFTVQGFEDNGVEILSGSNVLVNIETKFNKQQGIDLDQNFNLFTNCISSFNQFDGFNITSSNNCVIECSSFQNEGEGFFIGEPSNTIINNVANENFDEGINIDCPMSKIFGNKSLKNIGNGIEVDEINNNIISNLVCNNEANGIFIRSNENQNVIDSNIVRNNGTDDTTAGILVDNGAMENVIRFNKAKNNIGVDILAEGGIGTNIYDGNKCENSFPDGLCT; encoded by the coding sequence ATGACGATACATGTTGTGCCAACTGAGTTCGCAACGATACAAGCAGCAATCGATGCTGCCGTTGCTGGTGATAGTATTCAAATACTCGCTGGAACATTTGATGGGTTCAATGTGACGAAGGAACGTTTGAAAATAGTTGGGTGTGGGATTGGGAAAACGGTAATTGCGGGTAACCCATCACCTGTTAGTGATAATGGGATTGATTTGAATGCGAATCAAACAATTTTACAGGGGTTTACAGTTCAGGGATTTGAAGATAATGGCGTTGAAATTTTATCAGGAAGTAATGTATTGGTTAATATTGAAACTAAATTTAATAAGCAGCAAGGTATAGATCTTGATCAAAATTTTAATTTATTCACAAACTGCATTTCCTCTTTCAATCAATTCGATGGATTTAATATTACATCTTCTAATAATTGTGTAATTGAATGTAGCAGCTTTCAAAATGAAGGAGAAGGTTTTTTCATTGGTGAACCAAGTAACACAATTATTAATAATGTTGCTAATGAAAATTTTGATGAAGGGATTAATATCGATTGTCCTATGTCAAAAATATTCGGTAACAAATCACTTAAAAACATAGGAAACGGTATAGAAGTAGATGAAATTAACAATAATATTATATCAAATTTAGTTTGTAACAATGAAGCAAATGGTATTTTTATAAGGTCAAATGAGAATCAAAACGTCATTGACTCCAACATCGTCCGCAACAACGGAACTGATGATACGACAGCTGGTATTCTAGTTGATAATGGAGCAATGGAAAATGTTATTCGATTCAATAAAGCAAAAAATAATATTGGAGTTGATATTTTAGCAGAAGGTGGAATTGGAACAAACATCTATGACGGAAACAAATGTGAAAACAGTTTTCCTGATGGGTTGTGTACATGA
- a CDS encoding cytochrome P450 family protein, whose amino-acid sequence MEKVVFDLYSSEYQHNPYPTLEYFREHDPIHPFYVYLGDIKANAWLITRYQDVLALFNHKYVTKDVINNLNEEEKKEWKYGSNIELIFNNMLFKDPPDHSRLRTLVHKVFTPKMISELKNRIEQISIELIEKMKDKKNVDLLDDYAYPLPVTVISEMMGIPKEDRNKFRVWSKMITDISNNAEEVQKFESSIQEFMQYLEETIEKRKKVPSDDIISGLVIVEENGEMLSHNELLSMLLLLIVAGHETTVNLIGNGMLALLQHRDQLEKLRENPEYIKTAIEELLRFTNPVEFATERYAREDFIFHGNEIKKGDFLFLGLAAANRDPLQFANPNELDITRHPNKHLAFGHGIHACLGAPLARLEGQVAFQHLLEHFPNISLDVDDKEIIWRRSEIFRGLEALPIHW is encoded by the coding sequence ATGGAAAAAGTAGTTTTTGACTTATATTCCTCAGAGTATCAACATAATCCCTATCCAACTTTAGAATATTTTAGAGAGCATGACCCTATTCACCCATTCTATGTTTACCTCGGTGATATAAAAGCAAATGCTTGGTTGATAACTCGTTATCAAGATGTACTCGCTCTATTTAACCACAAATATGTGACAAAAGACGTTATCAACAATTTAAATGAAGAGGAAAAAAAAGAATGGAAATACGGTAGTAATATCGAGTTGATTTTCAACAATATGTTATTTAAAGACCCTCCAGATCATTCACGCTTACGAACTCTTGTTCATAAAGTGTTTACACCAAAAATGATATCAGAGCTTAAAAATAGAATTGAACAAATCTCTATCGAACTAATAGAAAAGATGAAAGATAAAAAAAATGTCGACTTATTGGATGATTATGCATATCCTCTACCAGTAACCGTAATTTCTGAGATGATGGGCATCCCAAAGGAAGATCGCAATAAATTTCGAGTGTGGTCAAAAATGATTACTGATATTTCAAATAATGCAGAAGAAGTTCAAAAGTTCGAGTCTTCAATTCAGGAATTTATGCAATATTTAGAAGAGACTATAGAGAAGAGAAAAAAAGTCCCTTCTGACGACATCATTAGTGGCCTAGTCATCGTAGAAGAAAACGGAGAAATGCTCTCTCATAATGAGCTTTTATCCATGCTACTTTTATTAATTGTTGCTGGACACGAAACAACAGTAAATCTAATTGGAAATGGAATGTTAGCTCTTCTTCAACACCGAGATCAACTAGAAAAATTAAGAGAGAATCCTGAATATATAAAAACAGCGATAGAAGAGTTGTTACGATTTACAAACCCTGTAGAATTCGCCACTGAAAGATACGCTAGGGAAGATTTTATATTTCATGGAAATGAGATAAAAAAGGGAGATTTTCTGTTTTTGGGATTAGCTGCAGCAAACCGAGACCCTTTACAATTTGCAAACCCTAATGAGCTTGATATTACAAGGCACCCAAATAAACACCTTGCCTTTGGTCATGGTATACATGCTTGTTTAGGAGCACCTTTAGCTCGATTAGAAGGACAAGTTGCATTCCAACACCTTCTTGAACATTTCCCTAATATTTCACTAGATGTCGATGATAAAGAGATAATATGGAGACGATCCGAAATTTTTAGAGGTCTTGAAGCGTTACCAATACACTGGTAA
- a CDS encoding SgrR family transcriptional regulator, with amino-acid sequence MLVEEHYLQLRTHFSDEQNGEWIEVKLTKISEILYSTKRNANLLIKKMEDREWIKWSSGRGRGISSKIMFLKEKDILLVELAKSKVLSGDLHNAHSLLNTYDVSNEGGVMFSEWMEQQLGYHQKETSQQPLDILRFPFYRPIPFLDPAFAMRRTEVHIVKQLFDTLVIYNPNTETIEPHLAHHWTSDETNKVWTFYLRKGIRFHHGKTMTSLDVDYTLRRVQNPDTKSPHQWMVNGIKNITCIHDHAIQIELIEPNSLFVNVLISSKLSIVPNDLHEHEDFATLPIGTGPFSIKQNDKSKLLLRVNEHYFKERAHLDQIEIWIWPDETDEHRLKTLNFKYLVAPKNSLQDGKEFVELNRFENEIFYLVFNLHKQAPYQNANFRKAFHHAINRSLIIEELRGFRHKPASGFLPSNKIETYMNDYDLNKAKEELARSGYSGETIHLYIYEMQSNIENAQWIKRAAEKLGVHIEISVFPIEELRKKDVMMQADLIAAGEVFDTNIEIELIGLYRENGSFIGSLIGEKHREEIEDQIAKALRTSNKIQRLQLLNDIENIIRDRNSVIFLYHNRQNAVHHNSLKGVSLNALGWIEYRDLWLEK; translated from the coding sequence ATGTTAGTCGAGGAGCATTACTTGCAATTACGAACCCATTTTTCAGACGAGCAAAACGGAGAATGGATTGAAGTGAAATTAACGAAAATTAGTGAAATTTTATATAGCACAAAAAGAAATGCAAATCTTTTAATAAAAAAAATGGAAGATCGTGAATGGATCAAGTGGTCTTCTGGCAGAGGTAGAGGCATATCTTCTAAAATTATGTTTTTAAAAGAGAAAGACATTTTATTAGTTGAGCTTGCTAAAAGTAAGGTGTTATCAGGTGACTTACATAACGCACATTCTTTATTGAATACATATGATGTTAGCAATGAAGGCGGGGTAATGTTCTCCGAATGGATGGAACAACAACTAGGCTATCATCAAAAAGAAACTTCACAACAGCCATTGGACATTCTTCGGTTCCCATTTTATCGACCAATACCGTTTCTAGACCCAGCGTTTGCAATGCGTCGAACTGAGGTTCATATCGTTAAACAACTGTTTGACACATTGGTTATCTATAATCCGAATACAGAAACGATCGAACCTCACCTTGCCCATCATTGGACAAGTGATGAAACAAACAAAGTGTGGACATTTTATTTACGCAAGGGTATACGTTTTCATCATGGAAAAACGATGACATCACTAGATGTGGATTACACGTTGCGAAGAGTACAAAATCCTGATACGAAATCACCGCATCAATGGATGGTTAATGGTATAAAAAACATTACTTGTATACATGATCATGCGATTCAGATTGAACTTATCGAGCCTAACTCTCTATTTGTAAATGTTCTAATTTCCTCCAAATTGTCGATTGTGCCTAACGATTTACATGAACATGAAGATTTTGCAACATTGCCGATTGGAACGGGGCCATTTTCGATTAAACAAAACGACAAATCTAAGCTATTGTTACGAGTAAATGAACACTATTTCAAAGAAAGAGCTCATCTAGACCAAATTGAAATATGGATATGGCCTGACGAAACAGATGAACATAGACTAAAAACACTTAACTTCAAATACTTAGTTGCACCTAAAAATTCGTTGCAAGATGGTAAAGAATTTGTTGAGTTAAATCGGTTTGAAAATGAGATTTTCTATTTGGTGTTCAATTTACATAAACAAGCACCATATCAAAATGCAAATTTTCGCAAAGCATTTCATCATGCGATAAATCGATCCTTAATAATAGAAGAGCTACGTGGATTTAGACATAAACCTGCAAGTGGCTTCCTGCCTAGCAACAAAATCGAAACATACATGAACGACTACGATCTAAATAAAGCTAAAGAAGAACTAGCTCGAAGCGGTTACTCTGGAGAAACGATTCATTTATATATTTATGAAATGCAATCAAATATCGAAAATGCGCAGTGGATAAAAAGAGCCGCTGAAAAGCTTGGTGTACACATCGAAATCTCGGTATTTCCAATCGAGGAATTAAGAAAAAAGGATGTCATGATGCAAGCTGATCTGATTGCAGCTGGTGAAGTATTTGATACAAATATTGAAATTGAGCTAATCGGATTATACAGAGAGAACGGTTCATTTATCGGCTCTCTAATTGGAGAAAAACATCGCGAAGAAATAGAAGACCAAATTGCAAAAGCATTAAGAACATCAAATAAAATACAACGCCTTCAACTATTAAATGATATTGAAAACATAATCAGGGACAGGAATAGCGTTATATTCTTATACCACAACAGGCAAAATGCCGTACATCATAACAGCTTAAAAGGCGTTTCCTTAAATGCACTGGGCTGGATAGAATATAGAGACTTGTGGTTGGAAAAGTGA
- a CDS encoding right-handed parallel beta-helix repeat-containing protein has translation MAIHVVPSDAFPSIQDAVDFASNGDSIQVLAGTFDGFNVPFAKTNLKIFGCGIGKTIIAGLPGMGSTGILIDGNGTILQGFTVQGFSDGINLSSNNSITKQIEVILNRTCGILVGADNNALIEISAIFNEVGFDINSSDNLILRCKAEQNLTEGFCLAGRENCILDNSSKENGGDGFLIDNDEMKVFNNKSIKNNANGINIDLDQNFLITNLICDNSENGIFIQTGAEQNVLDSNIVRNNGNDDTTAGIFVENGATENVIHFNKAKNNIIVDINAQGGIGTNIYDGNKCENSSPPNLCT, from the coding sequence ATGGCGATACATGTTGTGCCATCTGATGCTTTTCCTAGCATTCAAGATGCAGTTGACTTTGCGAGTAATGGGGATAGTATTCAAGTATTAGCTGGTACGTTTGATGGATTTAATGTGCCCTTTGCAAAAACAAATTTAAAGATTTTTGGTTGTGGAATTGGGAAAACAATCATTGCTGGATTACCCGGTATGGGATCAACTGGTATATTAATTGATGGAAATGGAACGATTTTACAAGGTTTTACAGTGCAAGGATTTTCAGATGGCATTAATTTATCATCAAATAACTCCATAACAAAACAAATCGAGGTTATTCTGAATAGAACTTGTGGGATTCTAGTTGGGGCTGATAATAATGCTCTTATTGAGATTTCTGCCATATTTAACGAAGTAGGATTTGACATTAATTCTAGTGATAATCTTATTCTTCGTTGTAAAGCAGAACAAAATTTAACAGAAGGGTTTTGTTTGGCAGGAAGAGAAAATTGTATTCTGGACAATTCTTCAAAAGAAAATGGTGGAGACGGATTCTTGATCGATAATGATGAAATGAAAGTATTTAATAATAAATCTATAAAAAATAATGCAAATGGAATAAATATAGATCTAGATCAAAATTTTCTCATAACAAATCTAATTTGTGATAATAGTGAAAATGGAATTTTCATTCAGACTGGTGCTGAACAAAACGTCCTTGACTCCAACATCGTCCGTAACAACGGAAATGATGATACAACCGCGGGCATTTTTGTTGAAAACGGCGCAACTGAGAATGTCATTCATTTTAACAAAGCAAAAAATAATATTATCGTTGATATAAATGCACAAGGTGGGATAGGAACAAATATCTATGACGGAAACAAATGTGAAAATAGTTCTCCACCTAATCTATGTACGTAA
- a CDS encoding MerR family transcriptional regulator, with product MFRIGEFSKLTKTTVKALRYYDEIDLLKPEFVDEETNYRFYTTKQLVELHKIQSFRQIGLSIDEIKLIISGHCIELILEKRKSELEDTIAQSHAQLSRIEFILQGKEEELIMNYQAILKELPECIVYSKKMTVPSYDSYFELIPAIGQEITAANPELKPTVPEYCFIKYLDNEYKDKDINIEFCEAVEKMGKETDDIKFRKIESVPAVCVMHKGAYAGLAKAYAFAFKWCEDNGYVIVDSPRESYIDGIWNKENEDEWLTELQIPLIKK from the coding sequence ATGTTTCGAATAGGCGAATTTTCCAAACTTACGAAAACTACAGTAAAAGCATTAAGGTATTATGATGAAATTGATTTATTAAAACCTGAATTTGTGGATGAGGAAACAAACTATCGTTTTTATACAACAAAACAGTTAGTAGAACTTCACAAAATTCAATCTTTTCGCCAAATTGGTTTATCAATTGATGAAATCAAGCTGATTATATCTGGACACTGTATAGAATTAATTTTGGAAAAACGAAAAAGTGAATTAGAAGATACGATCGCTCAAAGTCATGCACAGCTCTCTAGAATTGAATTTATATTACAAGGGAAAGAGGAGGAGTTAATTATGAATTATCAAGCGATTTTAAAAGAATTACCAGAGTGTATCGTCTATTCAAAGAAGATGACAGTGCCAAGTTATGACTCATATTTCGAGCTCATACCGGCAATTGGACAAGAGATTACTGCTGCAAATCCTGAATTAAAACCTACTGTTCCTGAGTATTGCTTCATCAAGTATCTTGACAATGAATACAAAGATAAAGATATTAATATTGAATTCTGTGAAGCGGTTGAAAAAATGGGTAAAGAAACTGACGATATTAAATTTAGAAAGATTGAAAGCGTACCTGCAGTTTGCGTTATGCACAAGGGAGCATATGCTGGACTTGCAAAGGCATATGCATTTGCTTTTAAGTGGTGTGAAGATAACGGATATGTAATTGTTGATAGTCCACGAGAAAGCTATATTGATGGTATTTGGAATAAAGAAAATGAAGATGAATGGCTTACCGAGTTACAAATTCCTTTGATAAAAAAATAA